The genome window ATCTGATTTACAAGTCCTGAAAAACTGATGTTGTTTTGCTCTTTCATCATTTGATATTGCTACTCTTTTAGACGTCTGTTTAACTCAATATTCATTGCAATTGTAACTCTAGTCCAATCTCGCATGGTTATATCAAATATCTCCTGAATTCGGCAAATAAGAAAAAACAAAAAGTGGCAAATACATAGTGGGAGATAGGGGGTGCACTATGCATTCGCCACGCAGGCATATGGCATTGAAGCTATGCTGTGTGTGCAATAGTGATACACATAGCGGATCATGTTCTCGCAGCACTTGCAAATTCTCTCAACTGGGAACTCGCATTGTTTGCAGCTTGAAACTAGTAATTCTCCGCCACATTTTCTACAACTTTCGTTTCGCATTTTGCAACCACCTTACGCTTTGTTGGATTTTTGAGACCAAGTTTTGAGGTAGTTTTGGTGCACTGAACATATTTCTCACCTAATCGATTGTTATGGCTTTTCCCTTTGGCTTTTGCTCGATCAGTCTGAATGAGACTTCGAGTATGCCATTTGCGTATGTTGCTTTGGTGGAATTTTCATCGACTTTGTATTTGAGTGGTATTTGTGTCTGGTATTTTCGCTCTCCATGTTCTGCACTTATTTTTGCGTACTTGCCTTCGATTGTCACTTTGATGTCTTTTTTGTCAACTCCCGGCATTTCTGCCACAAGTTTGAGCGTGTTACCGCTTTTGTCAACTACCTCGTCAACAAACGGCTCTCTCACATCAGATGTTATCAAGCCGGGAACTGGGGTTCCATAATGCCTGATCAGAGGCCTTCCATTATTTCCCATGATCATTGAATAACCATAGGAATATGGATGTGTGAATGCATATTTTGCTAATTCAAAGTCGTCATCCATGTTAAAAAATCGGTCTGACAAACTTCGAAACATTTGGTCGAGTTGGTTATCAAACCACATATTTGATCACTTGGTGTATGTAATACACATTACATTATTTAATTTTTTCTGTGTTTGAAATAATTAAATTACATGTTTAGTAATTTCTTACAAAAATTTATAAATAATTTTGTTTAATTACTCTACTGGTGATTTTATGACAACACCACAAATAGTTCTTCTCAAGGAAGGAACTACACAAACAAAGGGTAATGATGCCCAGAAAAACAACATCAGCGCTGCAAAACTAATTGGCGAATTGGTCCGCACTAGCCTCGGTCCACGAGGAATGGACAAGATGCTAGTCGACACACTAGGAGACGTAACCATCACAAATGATGGCGCAACCATTCTCAAAGAAATCGACGTGCAGCATCCAGCTGCAAAAATGATGGTTGAGATAAGCAAGGCAACAGATACTGAGGTTGGAGACGGAACGACCTCAACTGTGGTTCTTGCAGGAGCCCTGCTAGAAAAAGCAGAAGAGCTCATAGGTAAAAATGTACATCCAACAGTCGTCGTGGATGGCTTCAAAAAAGCATCCGAAAAAGCAATTGCAGAGCTACAACAAATAGGCATCAAAGTCGATCCACTCGACAAGAAACTCCTCAAAAAAGTTGCAGTGACTACACTGTCATCAAAGCTTGTCTCATCAAATTCTGATGAGCTGGCAGACATCATAGTCGATGCAATCTTGTCAGTAGCAGAAAAAGTCGGTGACAAGTACAAAGTAGACACAGACAATGTCAAATTGGAAAAGAGGGGCAGCTCCTCAATCAAAAACACCGAGCTTATCCACGGAA of Candidatus Nitrosotenuis sp. DW1 contains these proteins:
- the hsp20 gene encoding archaeal heat shock protein Hsp20, with the translated sequence MWFDNQLDQMFRSLSDRFFNMDDDFELAKYAFTHPYSYGYSMIMGNNGRPLIRHYGTPVPGLITSDVREPFVDEVVDKSGNTLKLVAEMPGVDKKDIKVTIEGKYAKISAEHGERKYQTQIPLKYKVDENSTKATYANGILEVSFRLIEQKPKGKAITID